The Pelagovum sp. HNIBRBA483 sequence CATTGCCAAAGGGGTCCGTCAGCGCGCCGGTCATCATGTCGGTGGCACTCACATCACCCATTTTTGCGCCAAAACGCGCAGCAGACATCAAGTGGCCGACCCGGCTCATGTTTTCAGCGCCGCCAGCAAGGGCGATATCACCGTTGCCCAATATGATCTGTTCGGCGGCGGTAATAACGGCCTGCAATCCGCTGCCGCACAAGCGGTTCAATGTCAGCGCGGGCGATGACTCAGGAACGCCCGCCCCAATGGCGGCGACCCGCGACAGGTACATGTCGCGTGGTTCTGTGTGGATGACGTTACCGAATACCGATTGATTGATAAGTGCGGGAGAAACCCCTGCCCGCGCGATGGCTTCTTTGGCAACTTCGACAGCCAAATCACAGGGCGGCAAGCCCGCAAGCGCGCCGCCAAAATCCCCGATCGCAGTCCGGACACCGGATGTAATGACAACCCTGCTCATTATTTAATGTCTCCCAGCGGCCCATCTGCTTTTCTCCACGCAGTTCTGCCACCGGATAGGTTCACCACGGGCGGTGGTTCCATTCCAACAGCGCACGGAATGATGCCCGAGTTAGCCTCTTCCCTCCCATCGCGCAGATCGACGACCACATGCGTGTCACTGCCAACCAGTGGCAAGGCCCCTTCCACACCGATGGCACCATTCACCGACAATGCGACTTTGGCGGTACCCTTGGGGCTGTTCGTGATGTTCTGGGCCATTGGGTTTCCTTGGGATTAGATTTGCAGATCGAGCCTTGGTTTCCAGAACGGGCGGAAGAGTTCGATTTTGGGGCAACGGTTCATGATCACCTCAAGGCCCGCATCTTGCGCCAGTTTCGCGGCGGCATCGTCGTAGACGCCAATCTGCCCCCACAAAACCTTGGCTTTGATGGCAATCGCCTTTTCCGCAAAACTATAGAATTCCTCCTTCGGGCGGAACACGTCGACCATGTCTACGGGGCGATCAATCTCTTCAAGCGAATGGTAAACCTTGATGCCGCGGATTTCGGTCAGGTTCGGGTTCGGGTTGACGGGGATCATGTCATAACCGGTTTCATGCAGCACACGCAGCACACCGTAGCTGAACTTGGTTTTGTCCCCACTGGCACCGACCATGGCAATTGTCTTCACCGATGACAGAATGTCAGCTAGGTATTTGGCATCGTAGTCATAGATGCGGTCAACATCAGCTTCGGGCATCTATGCCTCCTGTTCGTTGTGGCCCACCGCTTTGCGACTTGAGGGCGCGGGCGTGGCGATATCCGCCTTGAGTTCGTGGGGTTTGAGCGGATCCAAAAACGGATTGCGATAGAGTTTGTCATGGCTCTCAACGCCGATTTCCAGTGTGATGTCTGTCGTCGGGCGCGCCACGCAAAGGATGACATAACCGTCGTTGATCTGTCGGTTGTTCAGCGCGACTTGGCGACGTTGGTCGACTTCACCGGTGGTGAGTTTGGCGGCACAGGTAATGCAACCGCCGTATTTACATCCAAACGGCAAATCTACCCCTTGATCGCGCAAGCTATCGAGCAGCGGCTTGCGCGGATCCACCACATAGCGCGCGCCATCGCGATTGGCGATCGTCACAATCATAGCCAGATGTCACTTGTGCAATCGCCGCCGGGATAACGCGCCTCATGGCAGCGGGAAGGGCCGTTGGGTTCTTGGCCAAAGTCCACAATGAAATCAGGGTTCAGGGTCATCCCGCCGTTCACAGGGTCGCAGTCAATCATTACCATGACGCCACCTCGCTCGCGAATTTCCGGGTAGAACTGGTTGTCCCAAGTGCTGAACAGGCTGGTCGTCACATAGAGCCGTTTGCCATCAAGGCTCAGCTGGAACATCTGCGGTCCACCCGCCATTTTGACACCGTTGACCACTGGTGCGCGTCCCAGCAAGCCTCCCATCCAGACCTGACCCGTGAGAATGGGATTGTGCGGATCAGAGATGTCGTATTGGCGCATATCTCCGTGCAGCCAATTGTTCAAATAGAGGTATTTGTCGTCCATCGAGATCAGGATGGCAGACATGACGCCGGGAACCGGGATCGGCCAATCAGGATGCGGTTCATTGGCGACGTCGATAATCTTTTCCCACTGCCACTTGCCTGCATCATCCTTCCACCAATGAATGACATTTGAAGATAACGCCGCGCCGCAGAACCCGTGGGTGCTGTCAGGATCATGGTGGAATTTGACCTCCAGCGGCAGCAAGCCGTCCTCACCCAGATACACCGTCTCCATCGGGACTTTCTTCTCAAAATCCCAGAAATGCAGCTCGCGCCCGTATTTTAAATGACCAACTTCTTCCAGATCGAAGCCCGGCATAAAGGTGTTCGGCGCGGCCCATTCGGAACTGACCATCACGTTGTGGCGCGGCTGGTACCAAAAGTCATAGCCGAACTTGATGTTGCCCATCGAGCTTTCCCAACGGCCCTGAATTTCGAAGTCTTTGTTGAGATGGAGATACCCTCCCGGTGCCTCGCCCTTTGCGTCGCCCAGCATTGAGATTATGATTTCGGAGCCCAGACAATGCACGGTGTGAGGGCCAGAGAGGTTGGTCTTGGATTTAATCTCAGCGCCGTCGATCACCTTGTGAAGACGCGGCGCTCGCGGGTCGGTCGCAGTGTCAACGATATGGATGTTGTTAGAGCGCACGCCGGGCAACAGCAGATACTTGCGCGACATGGAACCATCGTCAAAACATGAGGAACAAGCATTCCAGCCCATATGGTGCAGTTCATCGCCAATCCCAGGCATTTCCAGCCTGTGGATGACCTGCGAATAGGTTGGACTGTCAGGATCTACATCCACTGTCGCCAGATAGTCCGGCTTTTGAATGCCCGTGCCAGTGTAGATGGCAATTGTGTACAGCAGCTTCTCGCGCGGCGCTTTGATCGCATCGGCAGGCGACGCATATCCAGGTCCACAACATTCCATCTTCTTTCCTCCCGACAATTACCCGCACATATCAACCGAAATCAGCCGCAGGTTTGGCTGGCTCTTTTCGGCATG is a genomic window containing:
- a CDS encoding CoA-binding protein is translated as MPEADVDRIYDYDAKYLADILSSVKTIAMVGASGDKTKFSYGVLRVLHETGYDMIPVNPNPNLTEIRGIKVYHSLEEIDRPVDMVDVFRPKEEFYSFAEKAIAIKAKVLWGQIGVYDDAAAKLAQDAGLEVIMNRCPKIELFRPFWKPRLDLQI
- a CDS encoding 2Fe-2S iron-sulfur cluster-binding protein codes for the protein MIVTIANRDGARYVVDPRKPLLDSLRDQGVDLPFGCKYGGCITCAAKLTTGEVDQRRQVALNNRQINDGYVILCVARPTTDITLEIGVESHDKLYRNPFLDPLKPHELKADIATPAPSSRKAVGHNEQEA
- a CDS encoding selenium-binding family protein, encoding MECCGPGYASPADAIKAPREKLLYTIAIYTGTGIQKPDYLATVDVDPDSPTYSQVIHRLEMPGIGDELHHMGWNACSSCFDDGSMSRKYLLLPGVRSNNIHIVDTATDPRAPRLHKVIDGAEIKSKTNLSGPHTVHCLGSEIIISMLGDAKGEAPGGYLHLNKDFEIQGRWESSMGNIKFGYDFWYQPRHNVMVSSEWAAPNTFMPGFDLEEVGHLKYGRELHFWDFEKKVPMETVYLGEDGLLPLEVKFHHDPDSTHGFCGAALSSNVIHWWKDDAGKWQWEKIIDVANEPHPDWPIPVPGVMSAILISMDDKYLYLNNWLHGDMRQYDISDPHNPILTGQVWMGGLLGRAPVVNGVKMAGGPQMFQLSLDGKRLYVTTSLFSTWDNQFYPEIRERGGVMVMIDCDPVNGGMTLNPDFIVDFGQEPNGPSRCHEARYPGGDCTSDIWL